The following are encoded in a window of Penaeus monodon isolate SGIC_2016 chromosome 9, NSTDA_Pmon_1, whole genome shotgun sequence genomic DNA:
- the LOC119577041 gene encoding protein PFC0760c-like gives MVYTLIDESLFEDDNNDDDYFGDEYYDDYDDLYFDDEHEGQGHDDDSLDDEEPLRTPLNYTLPDDPYTINMPKEIVMSDEEIKELIEKSSPSIDGAGDYGDYFDYDDYSDYEDYSDYDEDDFEDEEGEEDEAKDEEGNSDSEAKGVENEVTRVEGEEQQAEEGKEEANEENTDDHFLSFQDYNVTFHKNNITFSDYISLYNISLEDYNISFEEYNISSDGYPFADYNVTLVDYGSDLEDYPVFNVTLEDFNATYEEYENGTIFDVTFVSNEVLDNITKDHSVTDGDDEGDGDGVEGEMISTPDSSDDAGRPTTESPQPSAEVEHLRSEREVAMGAWPLTSDEYERVYDTLIASGLLSREEEEEVRALERMRRSLESLGGVDALKGNELTHHIAKRQLNGSEACGTFSRRRKREADEPPSSFPASPSSSRKRRGISNVGKRLEQDNASFKQLYNQYKIMCRFVAMMIFEK, from the coding sequence ATGGTATACACGCTCATTGATGAAAGTTTATTTGaagacgataacaatgatgatgattacttcgGCGATGAATATTACGACGACTATGACGATTTATATTTCGACGACGAGCATGAAGGTCAAGGCCATGATGACGACTCTCTCGACGACGAGGAGCCGCTTAGAACGCCCCTTAACTACACGCTCCCCGACGACCCTTACACCATCAATATGCCCAAGGAGATAGTCATGTCAGATGAGGAGATCAAGGAACTTATTGAGAAAAGTAGTCCTTCCATAGACGGAGctggtgattatggtgattattTTGATTACGATGATTATTCTGATTATGAGGATTATTCTGATTACGATGAGGATGATTTTGAAgacgaggagggcgaggaggatgaGGCAAAAGACGAAGAGGGAAATAGCGATAGCGAGGCGAAGGGAGTGGAAAACGAAGTGACgagggtggaaggagaagaacagcaagcagaagaaggaaaagaagaagccaACGAAGAGAACACGGACGACCACTTTCTCAGTTTCCAAGACTATAACGTCACTTTCCACAAGAACAATATCACCTTTTCAGACTATATCAGCCTCTACAATATCAGCTTGGAGGACTACAACATAAGCTTTGAGGAATATAACATCAGCTCAGATGGCTACCCCTTCGCCGACTACAACGTGACGCTCGTAGACTACGGCTCTGATCTCGAGGACTATCCTGTCTTCAACGTTACCCTCGAGGACTTCAACGCGACCTACGAGGAGTACGAGAACGGGACGATCTTCGACGTCACCTTTGTCTCCAACGAAGTGCTTGACAACATCACGAAGGACCACAGTGTAACAGACGGCGACGACGAGGGCGACGGTGACGGAGTCGAGGGGGAGATGATTTCCACCCCCGACAGCAGCGACGACGCTGGACGCCCGACGACGGAGTCCCCTCAGCCCTCCGCAGAGGTCGAACATctcagaagtgagagagaagttgCCATGGGCGCCTGGCCGCTCACCTCGGACGAGTACGAGCGGGTCTACGACACTCTTATCGCCTCCGGACTGCtaagcagagaggaggaggaagaggtaagggcCCTGGAGCGAATGCGGCGGTCGCTCGAGTCCCTTGGAGGCGTGGACGCCCTCAAGGGGAATGAACTGACGCACCACATAGCAAAGCGACAGCTGAATGGAAGCGAGGCCTGCGGCACCTTCAGCAGGCGTCGCAAAAGGGAGGCAGACGAgccgccctcctccttccctgcctctccttcctcctccaggaaGAGGCGCGGTATCTCTAATGTCGGCAAGCGACTGGAACAGGACAACGCGAGTTTTAAGCAGCTCTATAACCAGTACAAGATTATGTGCCGGTTCGTAGCCATGATGATCTTCGAAAAGTGA
- the LOC119576674 gene encoding uncharacterized protein LOC119576674: YPATHRLLSQLQDDSSSCKIQLVTVMEELSRIKNLESRVHELENERLGLQQQGDQQHGERRAGGRAVPSGFPRSGVGAAPAYSSCPTPFAMVGGECFFLADEGKNTRRGTRAPRGNLASLRSFLGSVEDPPEYLWVGGSQQDDGKWVWTSGTQSGVPVDMSKDTWNEEVPSGSGRCMGLFGQSSYRAYNYHCKEKDFFVCQYYF; this comes from the exons TACCCCGCAACCCACCGCCTCCTCTCTCAATTGCAGGACGACTCCAGCTCGTGCAAGATCCAGCTGGTGACGGTCATGGAGGAGCTCTCGCGCATCAAGAACCTGGAGTCGCGCGTGCACGAGCTCGAGAACGAGCGCCTCGGCCTCCAGCAGCAAGGCGACCAGCAGCATGGTGAGCGgagagcgggcgggcgggc CGTTCCCTCCGGTTTTCCCCGAAGCGGGGTGGGGGCGGCGCCGGCTTACTCCTCCTGCCCGACGCCCTTCGCCATGGTGGGCGGCGAGTGCTTCTTCCTCGCCGACGAGGGGAAAA ACACTCGGCGGGGAACCCGGGCCCCCCGAGGGAACCTCGCCTCCCTCAGGAGCTTCCTCGGCTCCGTGGAAG ATCCCCCTGAATATCTCTGGGTTGGCGGTTCGCAGCAGGACGACGGGAAATGGGTGTGGACTTCAGGCACGCAG TCCGGCGTTCCCGTGGACATGAGCAAGGACACGTGGAACGAGGAAGTGCCCAGCGGGAGCGGTCGTTGCATGGGACTCTTTGGCCAGAGTTCTTACCGCGCTTACAACTACCACTGCAAGGAAAAGGATTTCTTCGTGTGCCAATACTACTTCTAA
- the LOC119577042 gene encoding vitamin K epoxide reductase complex subunit 1-like: MAKGDIARTLSKIRLRMMVLCLLGVALSVYALYVEFLKEADENYEAMCDINSYISCSKVFTSKYGRGFGIVGEYLGKDHILNQPNSIPGIMFYILILALGEIRSPTAAKIQRGLVFTSNFMSLYLAYLLYFILHDFCIVCISTYIVNFLLTLCAFHRVSTLGKLPKRKMK; this comes from the exons ATGGCTAAAGGAGATATAGCTAGAACGCTGAGTAAAATAAGACTCAGAATGATGGTGCTGTGTCTCTTGGGCGTTGCACTGTCTGTCTATGCTCTTTACGTCGAGTTCCTGAAGGAAGCCGATGAAAATTACGAAGCCATGTGTGACATCAACTCTTACATCTCCTGCTCCAAAGTCTTCACTTCCAA ATATGGCCGAGGCTTTGGCATTGTGGGTGAGTACCTTGGGAAGGACCACATCCTGAACCAGCCAAACAGCATCCCTGGCATCATGTTCTACATACTGATCCTTGCCCTTG GTGAGATCAGGTCCCCAACAGCAGCAAAGATCCAGCGTGGCTTGGTCTTCACCTCCAACTTTATGAGTCTCTACCTAGCTTACCTCCTCTACTTCATCCTACATGACTTTTGCATTGTTTGTATCAGCACATACATTGTCAACTTCTTGTTAACCCTCTGTGCCTTCCACCGAGTATCTACACTTGGGAAACTGCCCAAGAGGAAAATGAAGTAG